The Nostoc sp. 'Lobaria pulmonaria (5183) cyanobiont' DNA window ACAAACTTTAAATCAATCGCTTTTCTTGTTAGAAGAATTTGTCCCATTTGAAAGAGAACTAGCAGTAATTGCAGCTCGTTCTGTGGAGGGAGAAATTGTCACTTATCCAGTTGTAGAAACCCAACAAGAACAACAAGTGTGTCGGCGAGTGATTGCGCCAGCCGAAATTACGCCCAATCAAGTAGCAGAAATCCAAGCGATCGCACATACTCTATTAAATAGCCTAGAAGTAGTGGGAATTTTTGGAATTGAGCTATTTCTCAGGGCTGATGGCAAAGTGCTGGTAAATGAAATTGCGCCCCGTACTCACAATTCTGGGCATTTTTCTCTTGATGCTTGTGAAACTTCTCAGTTTGAGCAGCACCTCAGAGCTGTTTGTGGTTTACCTTTAGGGAATCCGGCTTTGCAGTGCGCCAGCGCTGTAATGGTGAACCTATTGGGGTATGAAAATTCTCACAGTGACTACCAAAGCCAGCGTCAACAAATAGCAGAAATTCCCCAGGCACAGGTTCACTGGTATGGAAAGATAGAATCACGTCCGGGACGAAAGTTAGGACATATCACCGTTTTGCTGGATAATCAAAATCGAGAGATGGCGATCGCGATCGCCCAGACCATAGAATCTATCTGGTATCCCAGGTAAATAGATCGGAAAATTTCGATGTTGAACACACAACATCTTTTGAAAAGCTATAATGAGTGAGTTGCACTACGACGTTGGTGACTGCCATCAAGTTTTTTGATCTATGCCTTTAATGACAAGGGAGTCAACTGTTCTCGTGGCAGTATACCGGGCATGTACCCGGAAACTTTAAACGAGGAATTTAGGTTCCCACCTGGATAAACCCAGGTCATAAACTTAGGTAAAACGGCGTCGCGGTGAACTTAAAATTATTAGCTCCCAAAGTTCAGTTAGAATTTGGGGGCTTTAATTATTTAAATGAGTCTTCAATTATACAACGCCAAAATATAAGTGTAATAGAGTGAAGCGTAGGCTTCTTGAACCGTAGGTATCGCTTTTGCTGATCTACAATACTTAGGGTATTCGGAAGTTTTGCACAATTGTTAGTAATGTCAGTTTTTATGTTTGAACAACAACCCGAAGATTTACAATTTTATGTTAAACAGTTAGCTACCGAAGCTTTGCAAAAATCAGAACCATCGGCATGGTTTGAAGTGTTATATACCGAAGCTAAAGGTGATACAGCAAAAATTCCTTGGGCAAAGTTAACTCCTCACCCTTATCTACAAGATTGGTTGACGGATCATCAACCGTTCGCTTCTGGGCAAAAGGCGCTAGTCATTGGTTGCGGCTTGGGAGATGATGCCGAAGCTTTAGCTGATCGAGGGTTTGAAGTAACTGCCTTTGATATTTCACCGACAGCGATCGCTTGGTGTCAAGAGCGATTTCCAGATTCGACTGTCAATTATATAGTTGCAGATTTGTTAGCAATTCCCCCACAATGGCATCAAGCTTTTGACTTTGTTTTTGAATGTCGTAATATTCAAGCTTTGCCGTTGAATGTGCGTTCTTGGGTTATCTCCTCAGTTACCTCTCAAGTTGCTCCCGGTGGCACACTTTTGCTGATTACTCGTGTTCGAGATACAGAAGCTGAACCTTCTGGCCCACCTTGGCCATTATCAGACTCGGAACTCAAACAGTTTGAAAATTTGGGATTACAGCCAGTAGAAAAACTCGTGTTTTTAGAATCTGAGCTTGACGTTAAGCAAGTGCGGATTGAATATCAAAGGCATAATTCTTTGACATCCTCTGATTTATAATGCTGTATGTGGGAAAAACCTGCCGCAGTAACAAGCGGTGGAAGGGCGTACACGCCTGCAAAGACTATATCGCCAGCTACCAAGAGTGAATTCTACTACGGTAAATTCCAACGTGTAATTCCTCTGTCTGCTAGGGTTCAAAATACCAATGTCACCGCAGATTATAAAGACGGCATTTTGAATCTGACACTGCCTAAAACTGAGCAAGAAAAGAACAAAATTGTCAAAGTTAATCTAGAGCAACCTGCTGCCTAATGGGTTCTGATGAGACTACTCTACCTCTAAGAAATAATTGATTGAGATAGCTAAGAGCTTGGTTCTGACATAGACCAAGCTCTTTTGTATGCGATGTCTACTTTAAGGGGCTGCGCTTACGCTTTTTTCCTCTAAGAATTGGGTGGGGACGATCGCTCCCCAAGTCTCACAAATATTGCACCGCGCTGAACATTACTTAAGTAAACCACACCTAAGTGCGATCGCCTCCAGGCGCGATTATTGTCTAGCAAAAGCCAAGTCACTTTCAATTAACTTGGCACCTGTTAGGTTAACCCCACTTAAATTACATTCGTAAAAATTTGCCCCTCTTAGGTCTGCTAGTGCTAGATTAGCTCCTGTTAAATCTGCACCAGTGAGGTTAACTTCACTTAAGTTAGCACTACTTAGGTTAGCCCCACGAAGTGAAGCTTGTTGCAGGTCTGCCCCGCTTAGGTTTGTCCTCATTAGGTATGCCTTACTGAGGTCGGCTCCACTTAAATTAGCTTGACTGAGGTCTGCTGCTGTTAAATCAGCTTTAGTGAGATTGGCTTGACTTAGGTCTGCCCAACTCAACTGAGCATAACTTAGGTTAATTTCACTCAGCTTTACTGATGCAAGTACTGCACACCTCAAGTTAGCATTAACAAAATTTCTTTCTCCGATTGCATAACGGCGTAAAATTTCATCACTTGCTACTCTGTCTAAAACAGCTTTTGATGCGCCTTGATAACACCATGTAGTTTCTAATAGTTTGGCAGCAGTGTTAATAGCTACCTCATCACATTTAGCTATGATTACACCATTGCAGCCATCCCACTGACCGTTAAGCATCAGGGCAATCTCACTAGCGGCAGCAATTGAGTCAAATAGTAAAACAGAGTCTTTGTGCCGTT harbors:
- a CDS encoding 5-(carboxyamino)imidazole ribonucleotide synthase, with the translated sequence MKRVGVIGGGQLAWMMADAAQKLKVELVVQTPSEHDPAVSIAKETVFAPVDDASATEILAQKCDVITFENEFVNLNALSGLAQQGVCFRPRVEALTPLLDKYHQRCYLRDLGLPVPQFFALDEVENIKSKIEYLGFPVVLKSRRHGYDGQGTFIIQNFATLEQKLSDKSTTQTLNQSLFLLEEFVPFERELAVIAARSVEGEIVTYPVVETQQEQQVCRRVIAPAEITPNQVAEIQAIAHTLLNSLEVVGIFGIELFLRADGKVLVNEIAPRTHNSGHFSLDACETSQFEQHLRAVCGLPLGNPALQCASAVMVNLLGYENSHSDYQSQRQQIAEIPQAQVHWYGKIESRPGRKLGHITVLLDNQNREMAIAIAQTIESIWYPR
- a CDS encoding class I SAM-dependent methyltransferase — its product is MFEQQPEDLQFYVKQLATEALQKSEPSAWFEVLYTEAKGDTAKIPWAKLTPHPYLQDWLTDHQPFASGQKALVIGCGLGDDAEALADRGFEVTAFDISPTAIAWCQERFPDSTVNYIVADLLAIPPQWHQAFDFVFECRNIQALPLNVRSWVISSVTSQVAPGGTLLLITRVRDTEAEPSGPPWPLSDSELKQFENLGLQPVEKLVFLESELDVKQVRIEYQRHNSLTSSDL
- a CDS encoding pentapeptide repeat-containing protein — translated: MKNIISIWNNWLKRHKDSVLLFDSIAAASEIALMLNGQWDGCNGVIIAKCDEVAINTAAKLLETTWCYQGASKAVLDRVASDEILRRYAIGERNFVNANLRCAVLASVKLSEINLSYAQLSWADLSQANLTKADLTAADLSQANLSGADLSKAYLMRTNLSGADLQQASLRGANLSSANLSEVNLTGADLTGANLALADLRGANFYECNLSGVNLTGAKLIESDLAFARQ